The following are from one region of the Salvia splendens isolate huo1 chromosome 2, SspV2, whole genome shotgun sequence genome:
- the LOC121789067 gene encoding DExH-box ATP-dependent RNA helicase DExH18, mitochondrial-like: MARAAAKRLFSLYSCKTRYLFAARNLFHHCRPALACRTAALQIPSHGQLPQRELILFTKFDVFPYFRGHCFCSLSENENLTLDSTQIVENKAEANGLDGEEMIIESENECTGLEEKRSNFVEISLRDPLDIYKELKDAPGSKMQSRSDWDTVNEIFRCFCQSGWASNQALAVYIGASFFPLAGRKFAAFFKKKCSNDLVRYLVSVGPGDQADKFLFPIFVEYCMEEFPDEIKRFREMVESADMTQPHTWFPFARAMKRKIVYHCGPTNSGKTYNALQRFMEAKKGVYCSPLRLLAMEVFDRVNASGVYCSLVTGQEKKEFPFSNHVACTVEMVSTDELYEVAVIDEIQMIADPCRGYAWTRALLGLKADEIHLCGDPSVLDVIRKICSDTGDELVEQRYERFKPLVVEAKTLLGDLKNVKSGDCIVAFSRREIFEVKLAIEKYTKHRCCVIYGALPPETRRQQASLFNEQDNEYDILVASDAVGMGLNLNIRRVVFYNLTKYNGDKMVPVPASQVKQIAGRAGRRGSVYPDGLTTTLHLDDLEYLIECLKKPFDVVKRVGLYPFFEQVELFAAQLPDLKFPKLLEKFSENCRLDGSYFLAQNLHIRKIANMLERIQGLSLEDRFNFCFAPVNIRDPKAMFHLMKFAHSYAQELPVNIAMGMPKCAARNDAELLDLETRHQVVSMYLWLSNHFEEEQFPYVKKAESMATDIAELLGESLLRACWKPESRGAPKPKPQEKQDGNAQTLKALEKEDGYQRPMSIIKLREQDGKSQTIQKLEKVTA; the protein is encoded by the exons TTTATTCCATCATTGCCGTCCTGCCCTAGCTTGTAGAACTGCCGCGTTACAAATTCCTAGCCATGGACAATTGCCGCAGCGCGAGCTCATTCTGTTTACGAAATTTGACGTTTTCCCCTATTTTCGTGGACATTGCTTTTGCTCCTTGTCGGAAAATGAAAATCTTACCCTCGATTCAACTCAAATTGTTGAAAATAAAGCGGAAGCGAATGGTCTTGATGGAGAAGAAATGATAATTGAGTCTGAAAATGAATGTACGGGGCTGGAGGAAAAAAGATCAAATTTTGTCGAGATATCTCTTAGGGATCCATTAGACATATATAAAGAGCTGAAAGATGCCCCGGGTTCTAAGATGCAGTCCCGCAGTGATTGGGATACCGTGAACGAGATTTTTAGGTGTTTTTGTCAGTCTGGTTGGGCCTCGAACCAGGCTCTAGCCGTTTATATTGGTGCCTCATTTTTCCCCCTTGCTGGGAGAAAGTTTGCCGCTTTTTTCAAGAAGAAATGTAGCAATGATTTGGTTAGGTACTTGGTATCCGTCGGCCCTGGTGATCAAGCTGATAAGTTTTTGTTCCCAATCTTTGTAGAATATTGCATGGAAGAGTTTCCTGATGAAATTAAGAGGTTTAGGGAAATGGTGGAGTCTGCGGATATGACTCAACCGCACACTTGGTTCCCATTTGCTAGGGCAATGAAGCGGAAGATTGTTTATCATTGTGGTCCTACTAACAGTGGCAAAACATATAATGCACTGCAAAGGTTTATGGAGGCAAAGAAAGGCGTCTACTGTAGTCCTCTTAGGCTGTTAGCCATGGAGGTTTTTGATAGGGTGAATGCATCTGGGGTTTATTGCAGTCTAGTCACAGGACAGGAGAAGAAGGAATTTCCTTTCTCGAACCATGTTGCTTGCACTGTTGAGATGGTATCAACAGATGAGCTGTATGAAGTGGCTGTTATTGATGAGATTCAGATGATAGCTGATCCTTGCCGGGGTTATGCATGGACTAGAGCATTGCTAGGCCTGAAGGCTGACGAGATCCATTTATGTGGCGATCCAAGTGTTTTGGATGTGATTCGGAAAATTTGTTCAGATACCGGGGATGAACTTGTGGAACAGCGCTATGAGAGATTTAAGCCTCTTGTGGTTGAGGCAAAGACCCTCTTAGGAGATTTGAAAAATGTGAAGTCAGGAGACTGTATTGTTGCATTCTCGAGAAGGGAAATATTTGAGGTTAAATTAGCAATTGAGAAATATACAAAACACCGTTGTTGTGTGATCTATGGTGCCTTGCCACCAGAAACTCGTCGCCAACAAGCGTCTCTGTTTAACGAGCAAGATAATGAATATGACATCTTGGTAGCAAGTGATGCTGTGGGCATGGGGTTAAATTTAAATATCCGAAGGGTTGTCTTTTATAACCTCACTAAGTACAATGGTGATAAAATGGTCCCAGTTCCAGCATCACAGGTGAAACAGATCGCTGGAAGAGCTGGTCGGAGAGGCAGTGTGTATCCTGATGGACTGACCACTACCCTTCATCTAGATGATTTGGAGTACTTGATTGAGTGCTTGAAGAAGCCTTTTGATGTGGTTAAACGAGTCGGCCTTTATCCATTCTTCGAGCAAGTTGAGCTATTTGCAGCACAACTTCCTGATCTTAAATTTCCCAAGCTCCTTGAGAAATTTAGTGAGAACTGCCGCCTTGATGGGTCTTATTTTCTGGCTCAGAatctgcacataaggaaaataGCTAATATGTTGGAGAGGATTCAGGGGTTATCACTGGAAGACCGATTCAACTTTTGCTTTGCCCCAGTGAATATCAGGGATCCTAAAGCAATGTTCCATCTGATGAAGTTTGCTCATTCATACGCTCAGGAGCTTCCGGTCAATATAGCTATGGGTATGCCCAAATGTGCTGCTCGTAATGATGCAGAGCTTTTGGATCTTGAGACTAGGCACCAAGTGGTGTCAATGTATTTGTGGTTGTCTAATCACTTTGAAGAGGAACAATTTCCATATGTTAAGAAGGCTGAATCAATGGCTACAGATATCGCTGAGTTGTTGGGTGAGTCGCTTCTCAGGGCATGCTGGAAACCAGAATCAAGAGGTGCACCAAAACCAAAGCCACAAGAGAAGCAAGATGGGAATGCACAAACATTGAAGGCATTAGAGAAGGAAGATGGTTATCAAAGGCCAATGTCAATCATCAAATTACGTGAACA GGATGGGAAATCTCAAACTATACAGAAACTGGAGAAAGTAACAGCATAA